A genomic segment from Helicobacter sp. NHP19-012 encodes:
- a CDS encoding adenylate kinase has product MKALFLIIGAPGSGKTTDAQLIAERNSDSMVHYSTGDLLRAEIAKQSERGQLIASFTSKGELVPLEIVIDTIITAIKNAPREVIIIDGYPRSVEQMNALDRVLKAQEEVKLRGVVEVSVSEAVARERVLGRSRGDDDNIEVFNNRMQVYLKPLESIVEFYKALEVHQSINGERSIEAIVGDIENYIKTHIKG; this is encoded by the coding sequence ATGAAGGCATTATTTTTGATCATCGGGGCACCGGGCAGTGGCAAGACCACGGACGCACAGCTGATTGCTGAACGCAACAGCGACTCTATGGTGCATTACTCCACAGGGGATTTACTAAGGGCCGAGATTGCTAAGCAAAGTGAGCGGGGGCAACTCATTGCCAGTTTCACCAGCAAGGGCGAGTTAGTGCCCTTAGAAATTGTCATCGACACGATCATCACGGCGATTAAAAACGCCCCTAGGGAGGTGATCATTATTGATGGCTACCCCCGCAGTGTGGAGCAAATGAACGCTCTAGACAGAGTGTTAAAAGCCCAAGAAGAGGTGAAACTTAGGGGCGTTGTAGAGGTGAGCGTGAGCGAAGCGGTGGCTAGAGAGAGGGTGCTAGGCCGCTCAAGGGGCGATGATGACAATATCGAGGTGTTTAACAACCGCATGCAAGTGTATTTAAAACCCCTAGAAAGCATTGTCGAGTTTTACAAAGCCCTAGAGGTGCACCAGTCCATTAATGGCGAAAGAAGCATTGAAGCCATTGTTGGCGACATTGAAAACTACATTAAAACCCACATTAAAGGATAA
- a CDS encoding chemotaxis protein: protein MISDIDSTISLHLNNEAQFLCFTLSSDKNGDAELYGINIFKIREIIHYEGDVTETVGGNDSMMLGFLTIRGESVPLIDVKRWLYFDPNNPDKDLSEASVKSDQNLVIVCEFSSCVVGLKIFSIKRIVHKNWSEISVGDKQGFSAGGKVNAITRFEQDRVIQILDVEKMLVDTFPTIQELDQLKEQFVDAIRSDKLIFIAEDSQVAMHNLERIIDDLKLKYEAFPNGGALLKRLFNENMIDKVGAVITDLEMPVVSGFEVLKCIKTDARTKHLPVIVNSSMSSESNKQLADSLHADGFVIKSHPNEIQELLQEYLKN from the coding sequence TTGATTAGCGACATTGACAGCACCATTTCCTTACACCTCAACAACGAGGCGCAGTTTTTGTGTTTCACCTTGAGTAGCGATAAGAACGGCGATGCCGAGCTGTATGGGATCAACATCTTTAAAATCCGCGAGATCATCCACTACGAGGGCGATGTTACCGAAACCGTGGGAGGCAATGACAGCATGATGTTAGGCTTTCTCACCATTAGGGGGGAGTCTGTGCCCCTGATCGATGTGAAGCGTTGGCTCTACTTTGACCCTAATAACCCCGACAAGGATTTAAGCGAAGCGTCCGTTAAAAGTGATCAAAATTTAGTCATTGTGTGCGAGTTTTCTAGCTGTGTCGTGGGGCTTAAAATTTTTTCCATTAAGCGGATCGTGCATAAAAATTGGAGCGAAATCAGCGTGGGCGACAAACAGGGTTTTAGCGCAGGGGGTAAGGTCAATGCGATCACAAGGTTTGAGCAGGATCGGGTGATCCAAATCTTAGATGTGGAGAAAATGTTGGTGGATACTTTCCCCACGATACAAGAGTTAGACCAGCTCAAAGAGCAATTTGTAGACGCAATTAGAAGTGATAAATTGATATTCATTGCTGAAGATTCCCAGGTGGCGATGCATAATTTAGAGCGCATTATAGACGACTTGAAGCTCAAATACGAAGCTTTCCCCAATGGGGGTGCTTTGTTAAAGCGGTTGTTTAATGAGAACATGATCGACAAGGTCGGGGCGGTGATCACGGATTTAGAAATGCCCGTGGTGTCTGGCTTTGAAGTGCTCAAATGCATTAAAACAGATGCAAGGACCAAGCATTTACCCGTGATCGTCAATTCGTCCATGAGCAGCGAGTCGAACAAGCAACTTGCCGACTCGTTGCACGCCGATGGGTTTGTGATCAAATCACACCCCAATGAGATCCAAGAACTGCTACAAGAATATTTAAAAAATTAA
- the ligA gene encoding NAD-dependent DNA ligase LigA — MIQTRQDYHNLVEKLCTLAHHYYVLASPLVSDEVYDQLYREVLAYEEAHPEDILPHSPTQRVGGEVMPFLSKQEHKVRMWSLDNVFNLQELQEWLKRLGDFAKTSLESFICSPKLDGASLNLYYEGGHLVSASMRGNGVIGELVTHNAKTIRSIPLKIPYTKPIEIRGEVLLLKKDFNALNADRLAQNLAPFANARNASVGSLRQLNSSISAQRKLTFYPWGLGLCDEEFTSFQQAMQAVREWGFLGLDFVACKNAKEIQNAFDAFSAKRPNLPYEADGMVAMLDDLKLQRTLGFTIKAPRFAIAYKFPTAQKCTKLLQVINQVGRSGAITPVGVLEPVLVQGALVSRATLDNYTQIEQQDLQLNDIVVVVRSGEVIPKILRPLKELRDHSQVKITPHPLPRLPHNPKPTSPQCLSNLQQRFTAKKQA; from the coding sequence ATGATACAAACTAGGCAAGACTACCACAACCTCGTAGAAAAGCTTTGCACCCTAGCCCACCACTACTATGTGTTGGCTAGCCCCCTCGTGAGCGATGAGGTTTACGACCAACTCTACCGCGAAGTTTTGGCGTATGAAGAGGCGCACCCAGAGGATATTTTGCCCCACTCGCCCACCCAGCGCGTGGGAGGTGAAGTGATGCCCTTTTTGTCCAAACAAGAGCATAAAGTCCGCATGTGGAGCTTAGACAATGTGTTTAACCTCCAAGAGCTACAAGAGTGGCTTAAACGCCTTGGCGACTTTGCCAAAACCTCCCTAGAGTCGTTCATTTGCTCGCCCAAACTAGACGGTGCCTCGCTCAATCTCTACTACGAGGGGGGCCATTTAGTGAGTGCAAGCATGCGGGGCAATGGGGTTATAGGCGAGTTGGTAACCCACAACGCCAAGACTATCCGCTCTATTCCGCTTAAAATCCCCTACACTAAGCCCATTGAAATTCGAGGCGAAGTCCTCTTACTTAAAAAAGACTTTAACGCCCTGAATGCCGATAGACTTGCGCAAAACCTCGCCCCCTTTGCCAATGCCAGAAACGCCAGCGTGGGCAGCTTGCGCCAATTAAATTCCAGCATCAGCGCGCAAAGAAAACTCACCTTTTACCCATGGGGGCTAGGGCTTTGCGATGAAGAGTTTACAAGCTTTCAACAAGCCATGCAAGCCGTGCGTGAGTGGGGCTTTTTGGGCTTGGATTTTGTGGCGTGCAAAAATGCTAAGGAGATACAAAACGCCTTCGACGCCTTTTCTGCCAAACGCCCTAATCTGCCTTACGAAGCTGATGGCATGGTCGCCATGCTAGACGATCTCAAGTTGCAACGCACTCTAGGTTTCACCATCAAAGCCCCCCGCTTTGCCATCGCCTACAAATTCCCCACCGCCCAAAAATGCACCAAACTTTTACAAGTCATTAACCAGGTGGGGCGCAGTGGGGCCATAACCCCCGTGGGCGTGCTTGAGCCCGTGTTGGTGCAAGGGGCGTTGGTCTCCCGTGCCACCCTAGACAATTACACCCAAATAGAGCAACAAGATTTACAGCTAAACGACATTGTGGTAGTAGTGCGTAGCGGCGAGGTCATCCCTAAAATCTTACGCCCCCTAAAAGAGCTAAGAGATCACAGCCAAGTAAAAATCACCCCCCACCCACTGCCCCGCCTGCCACACAACCCTAAGCCTACAAGCCCTCAATGTCTGTCCAACTTGCAACAACGCTTTACTGCTAAAAAACAAGCCTAA
- a CDS encoding FKBP-type peptidyl-prolyl cis-trans isomerase yields MQNQVAIIEYEVRDHATQEVLDSNIGKKPLEFLMGAGQVIVGLEKAVQQAQVGQTLNIVIPPHDAYGEYRTDYLQEVPRDQFEGIELQRGMTLFGQGENQESVQVSVKDFSDHMVMIDYNHPLAGKELSFQFTLLGLREATEQEVLKGQPSSKQCCGGGCGCSH; encoded by the coding sequence ATGCAAAACCAAGTTGCGATCATTGAATACGAAGTGCGCGACCACGCCACCCAAGAAGTGCTCGACTCCAACATAGGCAAAAAGCCCTTAGAGTTTTTAATGGGGGCTGGGCAAGTGATTGTGGGGCTTGAAAAGGCAGTGCAGCAAGCACAGGTGGGGCAAACCTTGAATATTGTCATCCCACCTCACGATGCCTATGGCGAATACCGCACCGACTATCTGCAAGAAGTGCCCAGAGATCAATTTGAAGGCATTGAACTGCAAAGGGGCATGACCTTGTTCGGGCAGGGCGAAAACCAAGAGAGTGTGCAAGTGAGCGTGAAAGACTTTAGCGATCATATGGTGATGATCGACTACAACCACCCTTTAGCCGGCAAAGAGCTAAGTTTTCAATTTACGCTCTTAGGGCTAAGAGAAGCCACAGAGCAAGAAGTGCTCAAGGGCCAGCCCTCTAGCAAACAATGTTGCGGGGGCGGGTGTGGCTGCTCGCACTAG
- a CDS encoding BRCT domain-containing protein, with amino-acid sequence MPINCLDCGEDLIYKEYCTRCDLDLSRRARGLMCPNGACPARVQESIVYFASKQGLEIKGLGVKVARQLLQVGLIQGVADLYTLQKQDLLKLEGWQEKRADNLIKAINNTKHAPLWRFLCALGIEHVGRGASQMLANAFGLEIFSKTYEEIKELKGFGKHSSKNDRSKIAHSFVEWMRKNKALVEVLLSHIAPTPPHALPLSAPSVGGFFVGKNVVLTGTLSRPRAQICQELERQGAHIQTGVTKNTDYLICGANPGSKLTKAQSLGVQTLDEKALLSHLDQPD; translated from the coding sequence ATGCCCATAAACTGCCTAGATTGTGGGGAGGATTTGATTTACAAGGAATATTGCACCCGCTGTGATTTGGATTTAAGCAGGCGGGCTAGGGGGCTTATGTGCCCCAATGGTGCGTGCCCTGCGAGGGTGCAAGAGAGCATCGTTTATTTTGCCTCCAAGCAGGGACTAGAGATCAAGGGGCTAGGCGTTAAGGTCGCGCGGCAACTCTTGCAAGTGGGGCTCATTCAAGGCGTGGCGGATTTATACACCTTGCAAAAGCAGGATTTATTAAAACTTGAGGGCTGGCAAGAAAAAAGGGCGGACAATCTCATCAAGGCAATCAACAACACCAAGCACGCCCCACTGTGGCGCTTTCTCTGCGCTTTGGGCATTGAGCATGTTGGTAGGGGGGCGAGCCAAATGTTAGCCAACGCCTTTGGGCTAGAGATCTTTAGCAAGACCTATGAAGAGATCAAAGAGCTAAAAGGGTTTGGTAAACACTCAAGCAAAAATGATAGGAGCAAAATCGCCCACTCTTTTGTGGAGTGGATGCGCAAAAATAAAGCCTTGGTTGAGGTGCTTTTAAGCCACATCGCCCCCACCCCGCCCCACGCCCTACCCTTAAGTGCCCCGAGTGTGGGTGGGTTTTTTGTGGGTAAAAATGTGGTGCTGACAGGCACTTTAAGCCGCCCAAGGGCTCAAATTTGCCAAGAACTCGAGCGCCAAGGCGCACACATCCAAACGGGCGTTACTAAGAACACCGACTACCTCATTTGTGGCGCAAACCCCGGCTCGAAACTCACAAAGGCACAAAGCCTAGGGGTGCAGACCTTAGATGAAAAGGCACTCCTAAGCCACTTAGACCAACCGGACTAA
- the aspS gene encoding aspartate--tRNA ligase has protein sequence MLRTQLCAEVGLCDVQKRIKLCGWCHNYRDHGGVIFIDLRDKSGLIQLVCDPTSKAYTQASQVRHEDVLIIEGVVRPRGEGLENPKLATGAIEVVLEDLRLENKSLTPPIAIGDPSVNEDLRLQYRFLDLRSAKSYNIFKMRSKVAKAVRDCLDSLDFLEIETPMLSKTTPEGARDFLIPSRIHDGQFFALPQSPQLFKQILMVAGMDRYYQIVKCFRDEDLRADRQPEFTQIDVEMSFCSQEDIMEVAETLLKAVFKVAGIDINPPFRHMTYKEATESYGSDKPDLRFGMPLVEVGDLFVSSSNEIFKTIASDPKHNRFKALKVEKGDTLLSRKDLAELEAFVRQFGAKGLAYIQMKAEGPKGPLVKFLEAKALDELLARTEAKEGDLLFFGAGEKVVILDYMGRLRLKLGQDLNLIDPDAFNFLWVVDFPMFERVEGKLSAMHHPFTMPKDIDNPEPEDMQSIAYDIVLNGVELGGGSLRMHQEALQKKVFALLGISEQEANEKFGFLLEALRYGAPPHGGFAIGFDRLIMLLAKAPSIRDVIAFPKTQKATCLLSKAPSPASEDQLRELHIRLRNSKH, from the coding sequence ATGTTAAGAACACAATTATGTGCCGAGGTCGGGCTGTGCGATGTGCAAAAGAGGATAAAACTCTGTGGGTGGTGTCATAACTACAGGGATCACGGGGGCGTGATTTTCATTGATTTACGCGATAAAAGCGGGCTGATACAACTTGTGTGCGACCCCACTTCTAAAGCTTACACACAAGCTAGCCAAGTGAGACACGAGGATGTTTTAATCATTGAGGGCGTGGTGCGTCCAAGGGGCGAGGGGCTAGAAAACCCCAAACTTGCCACAGGGGCGATCGAGGTGGTGCTCGAGGACTTGCGTCTTGAGAATAAGAGTCTAACCCCGCCCATTGCGATCGGCGATCCAAGTGTCAATGAGGATTTGCGTTTGCAATACCGCTTTTTAGACTTGCGCTCTGCTAAATCCTACAACATTTTTAAAATGCGTAGCAAAGTGGCTAAGGCGGTGCGTGATTGTTTGGATAGTTTAGACTTCTTAGAGATTGAAACCCCCATGCTCTCTAAAACCACGCCCGAGGGCGCAAGGGACTTTTTAATCCCCAGCCGTATCCACGACGGGCAGTTTTTCGCCCTGCCCCAAAGCCCCCAACTCTTTAAACAAATTTTAATGGTGGCAGGGATGGATCGCTATTACCAAATTGTCAAATGCTTTAGAGATGAGGATTTAAGAGCCGACCGCCAGCCCGAATTTACCCAGATTGATGTGGAGATGAGCTTTTGCAGCCAAGAGGACATTATGGAGGTTGCCGAAACCTTGCTAAAAGCTGTCTTTAAAGTGGCGGGCATTGACATTAACCCCCCCTTTAGACACATGACCTACAAGGAAGCCACCGAGAGCTATGGCAGCGATAAGCCGGATTTGCGTTTTGGCATGCCCTTGGTGGAGGTGGGGGATTTATTTGTGAGTTCCAGCAATGAGATTTTTAAAACAATCGCCAGCGACCCTAAACACAACCGCTTTAAAGCCCTAAAAGTCGAAAAAGGCGACACGCTTTTAAGCCGTAAAGATTTAGCTGAACTCGAGGCGTTTGTGCGCCAATTTGGGGCAAAAGGGCTTGCTTATATCCAAATGAAGGCGGAGGGACCTAAAGGACCTTTAGTGAAATTCTTAGAAGCCAAAGCCCTAGATGAGCTATTAGCACGCACAGAGGCAAAAGAGGGGGATTTGCTCTTTTTTGGAGCGGGTGAAAAGGTAGTTATTTTAGATTACATGGGGCGTTTGCGTTTGAAACTCGGGCAGGATTTAAACTTGATCGATCCTGATGCCTTTAACTTTTTATGGGTGGTGGATTTTCCCATGTTTGAGAGAGTGGAGGGAAAACTCAGTGCCATGCACCACCCCTTCACCATGCCAAAGGACATTGACAACCCCGAGCCAGAGGACATGCAATCCATTGCTTACGACATTGTTTTAAATGGCGTGGAGCTAGGCGGAGGGAGTTTGCGTATGCACCAAGAAGCCTTGCAGAAAAAAGTCTTTGCCCTACTAGGCATAAGCGAGCAAGAAGCCAATGAAAAATTTGGCTTTTTGCTAGAGGCTTTGCGTTATGGAGCACCCCCCCATGGCGGGTTTGCAATCGGCTTTGACCGGCTCATCATGCTCTTAGCCAAAGCCCCCAGTATCCGCGATGTGATTGCCTTTCCAAAAACCCAAAAGGCGACTTGTTTGTTGAGCAAAGCCCCCAGCCCGGCTAGCGAAGACCAACTAAGGGAATTGCATATCCGTTTAAGAAACTCCAAACACTAA